A stretch of Cucumis sativus cultivar 9930 chromosome 2, Cucumber_9930_V3, whole genome shotgun sequence DNA encodes these proteins:
- the LOC101214005 gene encoding thioredoxin-like protein CDSP32, chloroplastic gives MASFSHSLATPPPSLYTHNPRPSLIPNLIKLPAASSLPPQRITTTRRARRALQIHAAASPSVKKQSSDERVLKVHSKEEFDEALKKAKGKLVVVEYAASDSEQSSQMYPFMVSLSRSCSDVEFILVMGDESEKTKELCDREKIEKVPHFSFYKNMEKIHEEEGIGPDQLEGDVLYYGDNHSAVVQLHSGEDVEKLIGEHKEDHKLIVLDVGLKHCGPCVKVYPTVIKLSRKMETVVFARMNGDENQSCMKFLKEMNVVEVPTFLFIRDGEIKGRYVGSGRGELIGEILRYQGVRVTY, from the coding sequence ATGGCTTCCTTCTCCCACTCTCTCGCCACACCCCCTCCCTCTCTCTACACCCACAATCCCCGCCCTTCCCTCATCCCCAACCTCATCAAACTCCCTGCCGCCTCATCTCTTCCTCCCCAACGCATCACTACCACTCGCCGCGCCCGCCGCGCCCTCCAAATCCACGCCGCCGCATCTCCAAGCGTGAAGAAACAGAGCAGCGATGAACGAGTTTTAAAAGTACACAGCAAGGAGGAATTCGACGAAGCTCTAAAAAAGGCAAAAGGTAAATTAGTTGTAGTGGAATACGCCGCTTCCGATAGCGAGCAAAGCAGCCAAATGTATCCGTTTATGGTGAGTCTTAGCCGTAGTTGTAGCGATGTGGAGTTCATTTTAGTAATGGGAGATGAATCGGAGAAAACGAAGGAGCTTTGTGATAGAGAGAAGATCGAAAAGGTTCCTCACTTCAGTTTCTATAAGAACATGGAGAAAATTCACGAAGAAGAAGGAATCGGACCGGATCAATTGGAAGGCGATGTGTTGTATTACGGAGATAACCACTCGGCGGTGGTTCAATTACACAGTGGAGAAGACGTGGAGAAGCTGATCGGAGAACATAAAGAAGATCACAAACTGATCGTGTTGGACGTGGGATTGAAACACTGTGGGCCATGCGTGAAGGTGTATCCGACGGTGATAAAGCTGTCTAGGAAAATGGAGACGGTGGTTTTCGCTAGAATGAACGGAGATGAGAATCAAAGCTGTATGAAATTTCTGAAGGAAATGAATGTGGTGGAAGTTCCGACGTTTTTGTTCATAAGAGACGGTGAGATTAAAGGAAGGTACGTTGGGTCTGGGAGAGGAGAATTGATCGGGGAAATTCTTAGATACCAAGGAGTTCGTGTTACTTATTAA